The Thermodesulfobacteriota bacterium genome contains a region encoding:
- a CDS encoding DinB family protein produces the protein MLPGKLAVLFGEMEAVRGETLGIVSGLTEEEMYRGAAGSWSAAQILYHLLLAETGTSKVIRKAIKSAEGRLPSYPEDDSLLSVRELSAPVGSFQAPDLVRPDDPPGRNDLLRLARETRERTAESFSMLAAVDPRAARFPHPLYGELDLYEWPAVVILMHEKDHQGQLRALAARLRGTPG, from the coding sequence ATGCTGCCGGGAAAACTCGCAGTGCTGTTCGGGGAGATGGAGGCGGTCCGCGGAGAGACGCTCGGGATCGTGTCCGGGCTGACGGAGGAGGAGATGTACCGGGGCGCGGCCGGGAGCTGGTCCGCCGCGCAGATCCTGTACCACCTCCTCCTGGCGGAGACCGGGACGAGCAAGGTGATCCGGAAGGCGATCAAGTCGGCGGAAGGGAGGCTGCCTTCCTATCCGGAGGACGATTCCCTCCTGTCCGTCCGGGAGCTGTCCGCGCCCGTGGGCTCTTTCCAGGCGCCGGATCTCGTCCGCCCGGACGACCCGCCGGGCAGAAACGATCTGCTGCGCCTGGCGCGGGAGACCCGGGAGCGGACCGCGGAGTCCTTCTCCATGCTCGCGGCCGTCGACCCGCGGGCGGCCCGCTTTCCGCACCCCCTGTACGGGGAGCTGGACCTGTACGAATGGCCCGCCGTCGTCATCCTGATGCACGAGAAGGACCACCAGGGGCAGCTCCGGGCGCTGGCGGCCCGCCTGCGGGGGACGCCCGGATGA